The proteins below are encoded in one region of Streptomyces roseifaciens:
- a CDS encoding zf-HC2 domain-containing protein, whose protein sequence is MQHCSEFRTAISASVDGEDLPPGVTGAALEAHVRGCADCHAWGERARRLRVLAAGLGMD, encoded by the coding sequence GTGCAGCACTGCAGTGAATTCCGTACCGCCATATCCGCCAGCGTCGACGGCGAGGACCTGCCGCCGGGCGTGACCGGCGCGGCCCTCGAAGCGCATGTGCGCGGATGCGCCGACTGCCACGCGTGGGGCGAGCGGGCACGCCGGCTGAGAGTGCTCGCGGCGGGACTCGGCATGGACTGA
- a CDS encoding holin, which produces MPKVLLDILERTAAAYITTFLGLLLADGFDLTDVSALKAAAIASLPAALSVIKGAIGTRFGEKGSAAWLPERSGGSSSGGSGGSRTRTRKPRAGG; this is translated from the coding sequence ATGCCCAAAGTTCTGCTCGACATCCTCGAGCGCACCGCAGCCGCCTACATCACCACCTTCCTCGGGCTCCTCCTCGCCGACGGGTTCGACCTCACGGACGTCTCCGCGCTCAAGGCCGCGGCCATCGCCTCCCTGCCCGCCGCCCTCTCCGTCATCAAGGGCGCGATAGGCACCCGCTTCGGCGAGAAGGGCAGCGCCGCCTGGCTGCCCGAGCGCAGCGGCGGCAGCAGCAGCGGTGGCAGCGGCGGCAGCCGTACGCGCACGCGCAAGCCGCGCGCCGGAGGCTGA